A stretch of Paraburkholderia phenazinium DNA encodes these proteins:
- a CDS encoding FAD-binding oxidoreductase: MTVSTPAEFFSTLAALRDALGADAVRVGEQIGERSMTDWTRHEPTRAAALLLPRTTEQVSQALAICHAAHQPVVPQGGMTGLAGGAIPRAADIALSLERMTGVEEIDPASATMTVLAGTTLQTAQEAAAQAGFELALDLGARGSCQIGGNLATNAGGNRVIQSGTARDQVLGLEVVLANGAVLSSLGKMVKNNTGYDLKHWFIGSEGTLGVITRAVLRLHPQRAARHTALVALNNYDAAVSLLRRLSTRFGNDIGAFEIMWPDFYDFGVALTGARSPFAEAHPLYALIEHASFDAADDGERFAAALAEALDTQVIRDAVIAQSVADARALWAVRECTAEFPVRLDPINFDVSLPIGEIGTFVERCRAALDRQWPGNESYFFGHIGDSNLHLTVDGRSLPGIDHHAVYAFVYEMLGPLHGSVSAEHGIGLLKREFLPISRSPEELAAMAAIRQALDPHGILNPGKLF; encoded by the coding sequence ATGACCGTAAGTACTCCCGCGGAGTTTTTCAGTACGCTGGCTGCCTTGCGCGATGCGCTGGGTGCGGACGCAGTGCGCGTTGGTGAGCAGATCGGCGAGCGATCAATGACCGATTGGACCCGTCACGAACCAACCCGCGCAGCAGCGTTGCTCTTGCCACGCACGACGGAACAGGTGTCGCAGGCACTGGCGATCTGCCATGCAGCGCATCAACCGGTGGTGCCGCAGGGCGGTATGACGGGCCTCGCGGGCGGGGCGATCCCACGCGCCGCCGATATCGCGCTATCGCTCGAGCGTATGACGGGCGTTGAAGAGATCGATCCGGCCTCAGCGACCATGACGGTGCTGGCCGGCACCACCTTGCAGACCGCACAGGAAGCGGCCGCGCAGGCGGGTTTCGAACTGGCGCTCGATCTCGGCGCACGCGGCTCGTGCCAGATCGGCGGCAATCTCGCCACCAACGCCGGCGGTAATCGCGTGATCCAGTCGGGCACGGCACGCGATCAGGTGCTCGGCCTCGAAGTGGTGCTCGCGAACGGCGCGGTGTTGAGCTCGCTCGGCAAGATGGTCAAGAACAATACCGGCTATGACCTGAAGCACTGGTTTATCGGTTCGGAAGGTACGCTCGGCGTCATCACGCGGGCGGTATTGCGGCTGCATCCGCAACGCGCGGCGCGGCATACCGCACTGGTTGCGCTAAACAATTACGATGCTGCGGTAAGTCTGTTGCGGCGGCTGTCGACGCGCTTTGGCAACGATATCGGTGCGTTCGAAATCATGTGGCCTGACTTCTATGACTTCGGTGTTGCATTGACTGGCGCACGCTCGCCATTCGCCGAAGCGCATCCGCTGTATGCATTGATCGAGCACGCCAGCTTCGATGCGGCGGACGACGGCGAGCGCTTCGCTGCAGCGCTTGCCGAAGCGCTCGACACACAGGTCATTCGCGACGCAGTGATTGCGCAATCGGTGGCCGACGCGCGGGCTCTATGGGCGGTGCGCGAATGCACGGCCGAATTCCCGGTACGGCTCGATCCGATCAATTTCGACGTCAGCCTGCCAATTGGTGAGATCGGCACATTCGTCGAGCGTTGCCGCGCGGCACTCGATCGTCAGTGGCCCGGCAACGAGTCGTATTTCTTCGGGCACATCGGCGATTCGAATCTGCACCTCACCGTGGACGGCCGTTCGCTCCCGGGCATCGATCATCACGCCGTGTACGCGTTCGTCTACGAGATGCTGGGACCGCTGCACGGCTCGGTGTCGGCGGAGCATGGCATCGGTTTATTGAAGCGCGAGTTCTTGCCGATTTCACGCTCGCCCGAGGAGTTGGCTGCCATGGCCGCGATCAGGCAGGCGCTCGATCCGCACGGAATTCTGAATCCGGGCAAGCTGTTTTGA
- a CDS encoding amino acid ABC transporter permease has translation MQQFDPTVITHNLQPIAAGLATTIGTWVAGVVIGMLIGFLIAVLQLFCGRWVRGLLRFYIELFRGTPFLVQLFLLYYGGPSFGLTLEPMTAGVLGLGLYGSAYFAEAFRSGFQSVPRGHLEAASCLGLSRWQAVLRIQVPQMLVLIVPALTNLIIVLSKETAVLSIVTVPELTFVLTGIGSATFAFVETLLALCVCYLALVEITSRAGMWAEARIARFMA, from the coding sequence ATGCAGCAATTCGATCCCACCGTCATCACCCACAACCTGCAGCCGATTGCAGCGGGTCTCGCGACGACCATCGGCACGTGGGTGGCGGGTGTCGTCATCGGCATGCTGATCGGCTTTCTGATCGCGGTGCTGCAGCTGTTTTGCGGACGCTGGGTGCGCGGGCTGCTGCGCTTCTATATCGAACTCTTTCGCGGCACGCCGTTTCTCGTGCAGCTATTTCTGCTGTATTACGGCGGCCCTTCGTTCGGCCTCACGCTTGAACCGATGACCGCCGGTGTGCTCGGCCTCGGCCTGTACGGCAGCGCGTATTTTGCCGAGGCGTTCCGCTCCGGCTTCCAGTCCGTGCCGCGCGGCCACCTGGAAGCGGCGTCCTGTCTCGGGCTGTCGCGCTGGCAAGCCGTGCTACGCATTCAGGTGCCGCAGATGCTCGTGCTGATCGTCCCGGCGCTCACCAATCTGATCATCGTGCTCAGCAAGGAGACCGCCGTGCTGTCGATCGTCACCGTGCCTGAACTTACCTTTGTCCTGACCGGTATCGGTTCGGCCACCTTCGCATTTGTCGAAACGCTGCTGGCGCTGTGCGTCTGCTATCTCGCACTGGTCGAGATCACCTCGCGCGCCGGCATGTGGGCCGAAGCCCGGATTGCGCGCTTCATGGCATGA
- the hutC gene encoding histidine utilization repressor, which translates to MPDHPTARYEQVKSHIRRTIESGARQPGDRIPSELDLVAELGVSRMTVNRALRELADEGLVTRVSGVGTFVAEAKPQSTLLMIAHIGDEIRSRGHEYTYETLLKQRETAPVVVSNALGLAPGASVFHVICVHRENGLPVQLEDRYVNPATAPEFLQQDFAAIRPSEYLYNVVPAHDVEHVVDAGLSTPAEAALLEIRVEEPCLTLVRRTWTSGVAVTFARFVHPGSRYRLGCRFTPDISQRQG; encoded by the coding sequence ATGCCCGACCATCCGACTGCGCGCTACGAACAGGTCAAAAGCCATATTCGCCGCACCATCGAATCAGGTGCGCGGCAACCCGGCGACCGCATCCCGTCCGAACTCGACCTCGTCGCCGAACTGGGCGTCTCGCGCATGACAGTCAACCGCGCGCTGCGCGAGCTCGCCGACGAAGGGCTCGTCACGCGGGTGTCGGGCGTGGGCACTTTCGTCGCCGAGGCGAAACCGCAATCCACCCTGCTGATGATCGCCCATATCGGCGACGAGATCCGCTCGCGCGGTCATGAGTACACCTACGAAACGCTGCTGAAGCAACGCGAAACCGCGCCTGTGGTGGTATCCAATGCATTGGGGCTGGCGCCGGGTGCTTCGGTGTTTCATGTGATCTGCGTACATCGCGAGAACGGCCTGCCGGTGCAACTCGAGGACCGCTACGTCAATCCGGCCACCGCGCCGGAGTTTTTGCAGCAGGACTTCGCGGCGATCCGCCCATCCGAGTATCTCTACAACGTCGTGCCGGCGCATGACGTCGAACATGTCGTGGATGCAGGCCTCTCGACGCCTGCCGAAGCCGCGCTGCTGGAAATCCGCGTCGAAGAGCCGTGTCTGACGCTGGTGCGCCGCACGTGGACGAGCGGCGTAGCCGTGACGTTCGCCCGCTTCGTTCATCCGGGCTCACGCTACCGGCTGGGCTGCCGGTTCACGCCGGACATCTCGCAGCGCCAGGGGTGA
- the hutC gene encoding histidine utilization repressor, which yields MNMNIDNAPFETTEGSPRQVAEASAKNNAQEPAKATPAYQQIKRYVVKRIAEGDWKPGGLIPSETELVKEFGVARMTVSRALRELTTERVLTRVQGSGTFVAPQRYESTVLEIRNIADEIAARGHRHMARVLTLEPSDDPEALDALGLSAGPAFHSRIVHCEEGEPIQYEDRYVNPKVFPEYLQQDFTAETPNHYMVRLAPIQRAEFRIYAQKPDAHVRKHLLMEIGEPCLLLWRRTWVGVAVATSVRLWHPASRFHLAGNV from the coding sequence GTGAATATGAACATAGACAACGCGCCATTCGAAACGACCGAGGGCAGTCCTCGCCAGGTTGCCGAAGCGTCAGCAAAAAATAACGCACAGGAACCTGCAAAAGCGACGCCGGCCTATCAGCAGATCAAGCGCTACGTCGTGAAGCGGATTGCCGAAGGCGACTGGAAACCGGGGGGGCTGATTCCATCGGAGACCGAACTGGTCAAGGAGTTCGGCGTGGCGCGCATGACCGTGTCGCGCGCGCTGCGCGAGCTGACCACCGAGCGGGTATTGACCCGCGTGCAAGGGTCCGGCACGTTCGTTGCGCCGCAGCGCTACGAATCGACGGTACTCGAGATTCGCAATATCGCGGACGAGATTGCTGCGCGCGGCCATCGGCATATGGCGCGCGTGCTGACGCTCGAACCGAGCGACGATCCGGAGGCGCTCGATGCACTCGGTCTGTCTGCTGGACCGGCGTTTCATTCGCGCATCGTGCACTGCGAAGAAGGCGAGCCGATTCAGTACGAAGACCGCTACGTCAATCCCAAGGTATTCCCCGAGTATCTGCAACAGGACTTCACGGCCGAAACGCCGAATCACTACATGGTGCGGCTCGCGCCGATCCAGCGCGCCGAGTTTCGCATCTATGCGCAAAAGCCTGACGCGCACGTGCGCAAGCATCTGCTGATGGAGATCGGCGAGCCGTGCCTGCTGTTGTGGCGCCGCACCTGGGTGGGCGTTGCGGTGGCGACCTCGGTGCGGTTGTGGCATCCGGCGTCGCGCTTCCATCTGGCGGGTAACGTTTGA
- a CDS encoding amino acid ABC transporter ATP-binding protein, with translation MNALADMPTSAPTAAAAGHANSASLIDVRDLRKRFGEVEVLRGVDLQIARSEVVCIIGPSGSGKSTLLRCLAALETYDQGDVRIEGELLGYTERNGKRVRASQGEINRVRRNVGMVFQQFNLWPHMTALGNVMEALLRVQHLSRDDARRRANTMLETVGLAHKADAHPAKLSGGQQQRVAIARALAMEPHIMLFDEPTSALDPELVGEVLQVMKQLARDGMTMAVVTHEMGFAAQVADKVVFIDQGRIAVEGKPRDVFHDAGQPRLRQFLQNYFDRNAFWTQDAGEADPA, from the coding sequence ATGAACGCCCTTGCCGATATGCCGACCTCCGCCCCCACCGCCGCCGCTGCAGGACACGCGAACAGCGCATCGCTGATCGACGTGCGCGACCTGCGCAAACGCTTCGGCGAAGTCGAAGTCCTGCGCGGTGTCGACCTGCAGATTGCCCGCTCCGAGGTGGTCTGCATCATCGGACCGTCGGGTTCAGGCAAAAGTACGCTATTACGCTGTCTCGCCGCGCTTGAAACCTACGATCAGGGTGACGTACGCATCGAAGGCGAACTGCTCGGCTATACCGAGCGCAACGGCAAACGCGTACGCGCATCGCAGGGCGAAATCAACCGCGTGCGGCGCAATGTCGGCATGGTGTTCCAGCAGTTCAACCTGTGGCCGCATATGACAGCGCTCGGCAATGTGATGGAGGCGTTGTTGCGAGTGCAGCATCTTTCGCGCGACGATGCGCGGCGTCGCGCCAATACCATGCTGGAGACGGTCGGGCTTGCGCACAAGGCGGATGCGCATCCGGCCAAACTGTCGGGCGGCCAGCAGCAACGCGTGGCGATTGCGCGAGCGCTCGCCATGGAGCCGCACATCATGCTGTTCGACGAACCCACCTCGGCGCTCGATCCTGAACTGGTCGGCGAGGTGCTGCAGGTAATGAAACAACTCGCACGCGACGGCATGACGATGGCCGTCGTCACGCACGAAATGGGCTTTGCCGCCCAGGTGGCCGACAAGGTCGTGTTTATCGATCAGGGCCGCATTGCCGTGGAAGGCAAACCGCGCGACGTCTTTCACGATGCGGGCCAGCCGCGCCTGCGCCAGTTCCTGCAGAATTACTTCGACCGCAACGCCTTCTGGACCCAGGACGCTGGCGAGGCGGACCCAGCATGA
- a CDS encoding transporter substrate-binding domain-containing protein: protein MSILAGWKCRLVMLALCTASVAAHADQLAKVKQAGELVVGTEMQFAPFDFLENGQQAGFNKDLFAEIGKELGVKVRFIDLPWPSVLPGLEAGKFDMVGGPLTVTKARMERYTYTLPIADATDALLKRANDTSLKQSSDIAGKTVGAGKGSAQLDQLKAYIATLPKPPEVREYVDNNQAYADLAAGRIAAVANSMTNIAYVAKQRPETFAVVQPPFGAKVYFAYCMRKDPDSKSLDDAFNAALIKMHDDGRLAALQKKWFGVAMDAPTTLPTPNY from the coding sequence ATGAGCATCCTTGCAGGCTGGAAGTGTCGTTTAGTGATGTTGGCATTGTGTACAGCAAGCGTTGCTGCCCACGCGGATCAGCTCGCCAAGGTCAAGCAGGCGGGCGAGCTTGTCGTCGGTACAGAAATGCAGTTCGCGCCGTTCGACTTTCTCGAGAACGGCCAGCAAGCCGGTTTCAACAAGGACCTGTTCGCCGAGATCGGGAAGGAACTGGGCGTGAAGGTCCGCTTTATCGATCTGCCCTGGCCGAGCGTGTTGCCCGGTCTCGAAGCCGGCAAGTTCGACATGGTGGGCGGGCCGCTGACCGTGACGAAAGCGCGTATGGAACGCTATACGTACACACTGCCCATCGCCGACGCCACCGACGCGCTGCTCAAGCGCGCCAACGACACGTCGCTGAAGCAATCGTCGGACATCGCCGGCAAGACCGTGGGCGCCGGCAAGGGCTCGGCGCAACTCGATCAGTTGAAGGCCTATATCGCGACGCTGCCCAAGCCGCCTGAAGTCCGCGAATACGTCGACAACAACCAGGCGTACGCCGACCTCGCTGCCGGCCGGATTGCCGCCGTGGCGAACTCGATGACGAACATCGCCTATGTGGCGAAACAGCGGCCCGAGACCTTTGCGGTTGTGCAGCCGCCGTTCGGCGCCAAGGTGTACTTTGCTTACTGCATGCGCAAAGACCCGGACAGCAAGTCGCTCGACGACGCCTTCAACGCCGCGCTGATCAAGATGCACGACGATGGACGTCTCGCCGCGTTGCAGAAGAAGTGGTTCGGCGTCGCGATGGATGCGCCGACCACGCTGCCCACGCCGAACTACTGA
- a CDS encoding amino acid ABC transporter permease, protein MFSMTVFLQGLPLLLHAAIATVGISLTGLVIGFFVAIAVCSARLSAHRAARMFGGAYVFFFRGVPMLVQLLLVYYLLPFVGINVSPLAAAISAVSLCSASYIAEILRGGFLSIPPGHIEAARMLGMSPFDMLRRIQVPQAFRLTLPSLVNEMVLLIKASSLISVVGVAELTRTAQNIAASTYRPLEAYVAAGLIYFVICGALALVAHGAEHRLQHA, encoded by the coding sequence ATGTTCAGCATGACTGTCTTTCTGCAGGGGCTGCCGCTGCTGCTGCACGCGGCCATCGCCACGGTCGGCATTTCGCTGACGGGGCTCGTGATCGGCTTCTTTGTCGCGATCGCCGTGTGCTCGGCCCGGCTCTCGGCGCATCGTGCCGCGCGCATGTTCGGCGGTGCGTACGTGTTTTTCTTTCGCGGCGTGCCGATGCTCGTGCAACTGCTGCTCGTCTACTACCTGCTGCCGTTCGTCGGCATCAACGTATCGCCGCTCGCTGCAGCGATCAGCGCGGTGTCGTTGTGCTCGGCCTCGTATATCGCCGAGATTCTGCGAGGCGGTTTTCTGAGCATTCCACCTGGGCACATCGAAGCAGCGCGCATGCTCGGCATGTCGCCCTTCGACATGCTGCGCCGGATCCAGGTGCCGCAGGCGTTCCGCCTCACACTGCCGTCGCTCGTCAACGAGATGGTGCTGCTGATCAAGGCGTCGTCGCTGATCTCGGTGGTCGGCGTGGCGGAACTCACACGCACCGCGCAGAACATTGCCGCCAGCACTTATCGGCCGCTAGAAGCATATGTTGCTGCGGGACTGATCTATTTCGTCATCTGCGGCGCGCTCGCGCTGGTTGCGCACGGTGCCGAGCACCGCTTGCAGCACGCCTGA
- a CDS encoding alpha/beta fold hydrolase: MDRLSSAIQAMQPHYEIVVVGSGYGGAIAASRMARAGRKVCLLERGREFMAGEFPATQLEGASQVQYNTKLAQIGSPLALLEVHVNAEVNAVVGCGLGGTSLINANVALRPDPRLWQDPRWPAAVRVDEAGLAAGYARAEAMLQPSPVPADFPSLPKLNALARSAQALGMQDRFSRPPITVTFKDGPNAAGIGQKRCIGCGDCNAGCNHESKNSTHMNYLPDAVAHGAQIFTGVAVHSVVRDEATRKWLVRYQPVDLGREIYDAPDLAVTADIVILSAGTLGSTAILLRSRDAGLSVSSQLGEHFTGNGDVLAFAYNTDEPINGIGWGAHKAGEIPPVGPTICGLIDHRNTPDVRDGFVIEEGSLAGPVGVAMMGVMGIAAPAEGVKMPEPPSSTLATLDADARIAESLLRGPYHGAMNHTQTYLVMAHDDESGQITVEHGRPRIRWPNAGKQPIYATIEKTLEAATRALGGDYVRDPISANLLGERLVTVHPLGGCAMADSAENGGVDQAGRVFSGTTGAAVHDGLYVMDGAVMPISLGVNPLLTISALAERNCAQLAAAHGWQIDYTTRGDVAPPPPQKIGLRFTETMIGTYEPDAAQPGASQSTIPISFTLTVESDDLADMLDNPQHAARAVGTLTCPALSAQPMTIVDGHFNLFVVDQTEVDRRDMNYQMTLETVEGSRYYLSGQKIITRSSLLELWPQTNTLYAQIRASDVVDAPVIGKATLIITPENFLRQMRTIEVTHTPDLATRLEWTLKFGKFFGGVLFTEYGGVAAPLQFLDSEDTSAPRVKRTLRAPAPELNWFNTSGADGKTLKLTRYHAGNKGPVLLVHGSGTSSRIFSTDLVDTNLVEFLCAAGYDVWLVDLRVSIELPTALESTTADAIAHEDIPAAVAQVRRITGAQQIQVVAHCFGAMAVTMSLLSGLKGVRSALLSQVSAHPVPGALQRIKAGLHMPEILEHLGVRDLTVFTRAHDWPHNLLDEALRLYPVGHDEGCGNALCHRATFLYGLLYEHAQLGEQLHANLQELFGVHDVELFSQLATMVRAGHVVDAHGKDVYLPNLEGMRLPIGFIHGSENRCYLPVSTETTFNLLVERFGAEHYERHVIPGYGHLDCIFGKNAAADVYPVILRYLDEH; the protein is encoded by the coding sequence ATGGATCGCTTGTCCAGCGCCATTCAGGCAATGCAGCCGCACTACGAAATCGTGGTAGTGGGCTCGGGCTATGGTGGCGCCATCGCGGCCAGCCGGATGGCGCGGGCGGGCCGCAAGGTGTGCCTGCTCGAACGCGGCCGCGAATTCATGGCGGGCGAGTTTCCCGCCACGCAACTCGAGGGTGCGAGCCAGGTGCAATACAACACTAAGCTTGCGCAGATCGGCTCGCCGCTGGCCTTGCTCGAAGTGCACGTCAATGCCGAGGTCAATGCGGTGGTCGGCTGCGGACTCGGAGGTACCTCGCTGATCAACGCGAACGTGGCGCTCAGGCCCGATCCGCGCTTATGGCAGGACCCACGCTGGCCCGCAGCGGTGCGCGTCGACGAGGCCGGCCTTGCCGCTGGGTACGCACGCGCCGAAGCAATGTTGCAACCGTCGCCCGTGCCCGCTGACTTCCCTTCGCTGCCGAAGCTCAATGCGCTCGCGCGCTCGGCGCAGGCACTCGGCATGCAGGATCGCTTCTCGCGACCGCCCATCACGGTCACCTTCAAGGACGGCCCGAACGCAGCCGGTATCGGACAGAAACGCTGTATCGGCTGCGGCGACTGCAATGCAGGCTGCAACCATGAGTCGAAGAATTCGACCCACATGAATTATCTGCCGGACGCGGTCGCGCACGGCGCGCAGATTTTCACGGGCGTAGCCGTGCATTCCGTGGTGCGCGACGAGGCCACCCGGAAGTGGCTCGTGCGCTATCAACCGGTGGACCTCGGCCGCGAAATCTATGACGCGCCGGATCTGGCGGTCACTGCGGATATCGTCATCCTGTCGGCGGGCACGCTCGGTTCGACCGCCATCCTGTTGCGCTCACGTGACGCCGGGCTATCTGTGTCCTCGCAACTCGGCGAGCACTTCACCGGCAATGGCGATGTGCTCGCCTTTGCCTACAACACCGATGAGCCAATCAACGGCATCGGCTGGGGCGCGCACAAGGCCGGTGAAATTCCGCCGGTCGGACCCACGATCTGCGGCCTGATCGATCACCGCAATACACCGGACGTCCGCGATGGCTTCGTGATCGAGGAAGGCTCGCTGGCCGGGCCGGTCGGAGTAGCCATGATGGGCGTGATGGGGATCGCCGCGCCGGCCGAAGGCGTGAAGATGCCCGAGCCTCCGTCGTCGACACTCGCCACGCTGGATGCCGACGCGCGCATCGCCGAGAGCCTGTTGCGCGGGCCGTACCACGGCGCCATGAACCACACGCAGACGTACCTCGTGATGGCGCACGACGACGAAAGCGGACAGATCACGGTCGAGCATGGGCGGCCACGCATCCGCTGGCCCAACGCCGGCAAGCAGCCGATTTACGCCACCATCGAAAAGACGCTCGAAGCGGCGACGCGCGCACTGGGCGGCGACTATGTGCGCGACCCGATCTCCGCGAATCTGCTTGGCGAGCGCCTCGTGACCGTGCACCCATTGGGCGGTTGCGCAATGGCGGATAGTGCCGAAAACGGCGGCGTCGATCAGGCCGGCCGTGTGTTCTCGGGCACGACAGGGGCTGCGGTTCATGACGGCCTGTATGTGATGGACGGCGCGGTCATGCCGATCTCGCTCGGCGTGAATCCACTGCTGACGATCTCGGCACTAGCCGAACGCAACTGCGCACAACTGGCTGCGGCGCATGGCTGGCAAATCGACTACACAACGCGCGGCGACGTCGCGCCACCGCCACCGCAAAAGATCGGCCTGCGCTTCACCGAAACCATGATCGGCACCTACGAGCCTGATGCAGCGCAGCCAGGCGCGTCTCAGAGCACCATTCCGATCAGCTTTACGCTCACGGTCGAATCCGACGATCTGGCCGACATGCTCGACAACCCTCAGCACGCTGCACGCGCAGTCGGCACGCTGACGTGCCCGGCGTTGTCGGCCCAGCCAATGACCATCGTGGATGGCCATTTCAACCTGTTCGTCGTCGATCAGACCGAAGTCGACCGACGCGACATGAACTACCAGATGACGCTCGAGACGGTGGAAGGCTCGCGTTACTACCTCTCAGGACAGAAGATCATCACGCGTTCGTCGCTACTCGAACTGTGGCCGCAGACGAATACTTTGTACGCGCAGATCCGCGCTTCCGACGTCGTCGATGCCCCCGTGATCGGCAAAGCAACCCTGATCATCACGCCCGAGAATTTCCTCAGGCAGATGCGCACCATCGAAGTCACGCACACACCTGACCTCGCGACACGGCTTGAATGGACGCTGAAATTCGGCAAGTTCTTCGGCGGGGTGCTGTTCACTGAATATGGCGGCGTCGCGGCGCCGCTGCAGTTTCTGGATTCGGAGGACACCTCCGCACCGCGCGTGAAGCGCACCCTACGCGCGCCGGCGCCGGAACTGAACTGGTTCAATACATCCGGAGCGGACGGCAAGACACTAAAACTGACGCGCTATCACGCTGGCAACAAGGGACCGGTGCTGCTTGTGCACGGCTCGGGGACGTCGAGCCGGATCTTCTCGACGGACCTGGTCGACACCAACCTTGTCGAGTTTTTATGCGCCGCCGGTTATGACGTATGGCTCGTCGACCTGCGGGTGAGCATCGAACTGCCGACCGCGCTCGAATCCACTACGGCGGACGCAATCGCACATGAGGACATCCCCGCCGCTGTCGCGCAGGTCAGGCGGATCACGGGCGCGCAGCAGATCCAGGTAGTGGCGCATTGTTTCGGCGCAATGGCCGTCACCATGTCTTTGCTCTCGGGGCTCAAGGGCGTGCGCTCGGCCCTGCTGTCCCAGGTATCGGCCCATCCGGTTCCGGGTGCATTGCAGCGGATCAAGGCCGGTCTGCACATGCCGGAAATACTCGAACACCTGGGCGTCAGGGACTTGACGGTATTTACGCGGGCTCATGACTGGCCACACAATCTGCTCGACGAGGCGCTGCGCCTCTATCCGGTTGGACACGACGAAGGCTGTGGCAATGCGCTCTGCCATCGCGCGACGTTTTTGTACGGTCTCCTCTATGAACACGCTCAACTCGGCGAGCAGCTTCACGCCAATCTGCAGGAGCTATTCGGCGTGCATGACGTCGAGCTTTTCAGTCAGCTGGCAACGATGGTGCGTGCGGGACACGTGGTGGACGCTCACGGCAAGGACGTTTATCTGCCCAATCTGGAGGGCATGCGTCTGCCGATCGGCTTCATTCACGGTTCAGAGAACCGGTGCTATCTGCCGGTGAGCACTGAAACCACCTTCAATCTGCTGGTGGAGCGCTTCGGTGCCGAACACTACGAACGGCATGTAATTCCGGGGTATGGACATCTCGACTGCATCTTCGGCAAGAACGCGGCGGCGGACGTGTACCCGGTGATATTGCGCTATCTGGATGAGCATTGA